A window of Acropora muricata isolate sample 2 chromosome 6, ASM3666990v1, whole genome shotgun sequence genomic DNA:
atggattcacagtccaagcctcggcgaaatgtaatgaattatagagtttagaggtgaagaGTGTAGAGTTGGTGATtaccaaccggtaatcagggggacgtgggttcaaatcccgctcagggcaccaaaagtttttcctccgatgaaaatgtcattcagagggttgtccgtccttggtcacctctaaactctataattcattacatttcgccgaggcttggactgtgaatccattagtgatcctctctgggggctaagatgggctgttggctcgagagaccttcctaacttatctacaaattgtcttctcctctctcgtccgcctgtgaatcgtcattctggtcgatccagtgtcatctagttggagaaaaacactagcccgggagtaccacgtagaaaattcccactgactatccagatcggccgtgtagccagcatggttgctctgatagtgttgtggtgatcacacccaaccggtaatcagggggacgtgggttcaaatcccgctcagggcaccaaaagtttttcctccgatgaaaatgtcattcagagggttgtccgtctttggtcacctctaaactctatatatatatatatatatatatatatatatatatatgcactgatgaggcccagaaggccgaaacagtactgtctgcagttatatatatatatataagagtttctttgttggaagatGATCCTCTCTCGTGCAAATTATATAGTGAATTAGGATGTCGTCAACACGTCAAACAAGACAACGGTTGAGAAACAACGAACCAAACCAAGAACCAGATGACTCGAGCGTCAGAACAAACCAGCGCGCGCAAACGTATGAGAGTCATGGAGATTATCCAGAGGTAAGGATTAACGAAGAAGCCGGAATTGGCTATGTCACGCCTTCCGCTAGTTTTATTGGAGGAGTAAACCCAGGCAATAATCCTGAGGTCTCAGCGGAAAAACTAACGGAACTCGGATGGAGCATTTACACCTTCGAGGAGAAgaatatgaaaatgaaacttcatTTTGATTTCTTGACAACATGCCTAGCGGAAGGTATTATTCCTAAAGGACTAATAGTAAACAAACCGTCAGCCATTGGTGCAGAAGACGAAACATTTCGTAATAAATGGAAAGAAACATTGAATAACTGCTCACTGAAACTCATGGAGTGCCTCGTGGAACACTACGAGAGACAACTCGCGCAAAATGTTGCTAACATAGCCGAAACCTATGAGTCATTAGAGAAGATAGAGCATTGGACCGACAATGATAAATCACAGCTCGAAGAGGAGATACGCTCCATACTAGAACCTAAGCAGAAGGAATTAAAggaagagaaacaaaagaaacttgaGACAGCCCGTAATCAAAAGACTAAAGTAATAATCCCTCAAGGTGGGACAGGTACGTATGCGGACGTGCTCAAGAGGCACATTCGAGAGAAATTAAGTCCCCAGGATGGCAACGACACCTCAAAGAAGCCAGAGCAATGGGGCAGAGTACAACGTGATAGACGGCAGCGATACTACGATACCCAAAATCCCCAGCGAAGTTACACAGTAGCCTGGAGAACGGCACGTTCCTCAAACTACCAACGTGATAGCCGACAACCAAGGTATAGCCGTCAACCAAGGTATCGCCAGCAACAGGAAGATAGGAGACAGCGACCACAAGGTCGATATTTTTTGGCCCAGGGACAAAATACAAGAAGCAGATACAAAAATTGAACACACCGTCAAGCTTACGGCACACTACCACTTATACAGGAACTTTGGAATGGAGAAGGACTAGGAGTAAAGAAAATCGATTACAATTTAAAAGCAGGGAATCCCTGATAAAAGAGGAAATTCTTAAAAGACGAATTGTTAACTTATCTACATTAGAACTCACTCATTCGGAAACCGACTTATTACGGAGGGGCTTAAATTTTTGTCCCACTCCACCACCACCGAAGCCAGAAAGCGTTAATAAAGACGTTGATGCCTTTGCTAGGAGACTAAATCTCAGGGAGTATCACGCTCCGAACGAAATTGATGAAATGGAAAACCAGTCGGCGTACAAACCCTCTATACTGGAAACGTTAAACAAGAAAGAATGGGTACAACATTACAGACCGTCAAGGGAACCATACATAAATTCTTACGTAGAAAAATTAAGACAGGACATTAAGGAAGAAATATCTCGTCACCACCGATTTCAGCGCAATAATCTAAACAAACGCGAAAGGGAAGCCTTGAGGAGATTACGTGATAATAAGAATATCATTATAAAACCGGCCGACAAGGGGGGCGCAACAGTAATCCTTAACACGGAGGACTATATCACAGAGGCAATGCGTCAACTAAGGAATACAGAGTATTACAGAAAGGTAGCAAAAGACTTTACCCCTGATCATGAAAATCAGATTAACCAGTGTATCAACGAACTAGTAGACAACGGAGACTTAAAGGAGGACATAGGAAAGCTCTTAAAGGCAACAGATTCAAGAACCCCAATATTTTATATGCTTCCAAAGGTTCATAAGCCCAACAATCCGGGAAGACCAGTTGTATCTTCCGTTAACAGCCACACGGAGAAATTATCAGCTTATGTGAACGAATTTCTAAGACCTTTAGCAGAAAACCTGCCGTCACACATAAAAGACACCACGGATTTCATTAAAAGATTACGGGAGTTAGGAAGAGTACCCGAGAATTGCATTTTAGCCACTTTAGACGTCTCTAGTCTATATACTAATATTGACACAAACGAAGGACTCACAATTGTTGAGGAGGAATTTGAAAAAGCTGGCCGGAACAACCCCTCGGCTAAGACCCTTGCTTGTCTTCTCGAGAAAGTTCTTAAACTGAACAATTTTACGTTTAATCAGGAACACTTTATACAAGTGAAGGGTACCGCAATGGGTACCAGAGCGGCTTCCAACTTCGCGAACGTGTATATGGGCCGACTGGAGGACACTTTTGTCTACCAGACAGATTGGTCAAACTACATTATTGATTGGATACGCTTCATTGATGACATATTTCTGATTTGGAGTGGAGACTACGATTCTCTCACCACATTCATAGGGTACCTTAACGGTGTGGTACCATCTATAAAATTCACCCATGAAATCTCCTTTCACTCAGTTAACTTCCTTGACACTAAGGTTTTAAAGGATGCAAGAGGCAACATTACCACTGACGTTTACCAGAAACCTACCGACACCCACCCATACCTACACTGGACTTCGGCTCATCCACCCCATCTGAAGCACAGCATACCGTATAGCCAGGCGCTAAGACTTAGGAGAATTTGTTCATCCACAGTGACACTCAAACAGAGAATAATGGAATATTCACAGTTTTTCGTCGCCTGTGGCTACAAAAGAGAGAGGGTGCTGACAGAAATGCGGAAAGTTCTCTCGCTGACACAGGAAGAGAGTCTGCAAGCCAGAGAAAGGGTATCTGTTAATCGCACACCCCTGGTAACGACATTTAACCCACACACCACATTTATTGCTGAAATAGCAAACAGAAACTGGCACTTCCTCCAATCGAAGGAAAGATTAGCCCACATTTTTCAAGAACCACCATTAATCGCATACAGGCGACCGAAAAGTCTTCGAGACACACTCGTAAGCTCAAAACTAAGAAACACGACTACTGGAGGGAATGACAACATATCGGGTGGTTGCGGACCTTGCAACAAGCCTAGATGCAGCTGGTGTAGTCGTATAAACAAGACCTCTACCTTTACAGGAACCCAGAACTGCCATGTCTACCACATATTCCATACAATGGATTGTCAATCGACCTGGGTAATTTATGTAATTGAATGCAGGATTTGCAAGTTGCAGTATGTAGGAAAGAGCGAGACAGGTTTCAACCTACGACTCAACAACCATAGAAACCATATTAAAAGCAAAGTTAGTAGCTGTGAACTTACAGAACACTTTTTGCAGATCTAGAACACTAGAACACACAACTTCGATAATGACGTGGTAATTACaatcattgaacaaattaaaagaagtGACTTGCTTATCGAACGCAAGAAGGAACTCCTCCGCAGAAGGGAAAGGTTCtggcaaagaaaactgaatactTTGCAACCAAACGGACTGAACAAAAGAATAGGCTAGAGTGAATACGCAAGTAGACCTTTATAGAGTGTTGTGTGCATAGTTGTTTGGAAACATAAGTTATAAAGGGGCGTTTTACTCTAGGCCATCTTGTAAATCAGCATTGTGACATTATTATTACACGATTCTGACATCACAGAGCTATGTAATTGACATTCAATTACTGAACCACACGCTTTATTGCGTCATCGAAGAAAAGCTTTAATCATATGTAATTAAACGTAGAGCAAAGACCCCTGACgaaggcagaagccgaaacgcgtcgggtctgaaataaagagtttctttgttggaagacgatcctctctcgtgcaaattatatatatatatatatatatatatataatcatCTCTAGAAAGAGatttgtgcagtctaaacaTAAGAAACGAACTggcaagttcgtgcccccacagaaacacTCAAACCTATGCCGAAATCTTAAAGCGACACATCCATTAGAAATTGACCCCCAATCGGTCTGAATCAACGGAAAGGAATAGACCACCTGGGGGACGCAACCTAAGGAGAAACAGGGAACCATCACGTCAGGACAGATAATGGGTTTATCAACGCTACCCACCAAGATCAGAGAACTACCCACAACAAACAAGAGACAGATCATGGGGTTATCAACGCTATCCACCAAGATCAGAGAACTACCCACAACAAACAAGAGGTACAAGTCAACCCCAGTGGCGGAATTTTTTAGACGGACGCCGACCCGCCAGGACAAGATACAAATACTAAGATTCGAACCACATCGGAATGTTACTTATAGCAACTGGACTTTGGAACGCAAATGGACTATGAGTATGAAAGGATCAAAAAAGAGAATACCCAATAAACCCAGGCAGATAGAAAAGATTTTGGATAGACGAATAGTAAATCTATCCAACCTCCAACTTACACAGTCGGAGACAAACATACTAAGGAAACGCTTCATAGATGACATATTCTTAATCTCGAAAGGTGACAAAGACTCCTTGATTGACTTTTTAGAATACCTTAACAATTTTGTACCATCAATCAAATTTACGCACGAAATCTCGACAGATTCAGTCAATTTCCTGGACACTACAGTCCTGAAGGATGAGCAAGGCTACATTAACACTGATGTTTATCAGAAACCTACTGATATTCATCCATACCTACATTGGACTTCAGCACACCCACCTCATTTAAAACGCAGCATCCTGTATAGTCAGGCTCTGAGATTGAGGCGAATATGCTCATCAACAGATACACTAACGAAACGGATAATCGAATATTCCGATTTTTTCGTAGCATGCGACTATGAACGAGGCAAAGTACTAAATGAAACACAGAGAGTTCTAACACTGACTCAAGAGGAGCGTTTACAGACCAAAGAACGGCAACCCATGGACCGGATCCCTCTTGTTACTACATACAATCCCCACGCAACATTTATTGCGGAAGTTGCAAAACGTAATTGGAACCTTCTTCAATCAAAAGAACGGTTAGCACTAATATTCAACAAACCACCACTGGTTGCATGTAGAAGGCCAAAGAGCCTCAGGGACAGACTCGTGAGCACAAAATTTAGGAATGGGACAACAGATAACGCTCTCATACCGAGGGGTTGTAAACCTTGTCAAAGATCGAAGAGCAGCTGGTGTAATAAGATAAACgagacaaaaaaattcaaaagcacCAGTAATAAAAAGATTTTCACCATATTTCATTCTCTGGACTGCCAATCATCTTGTGTAATTTACATCATCGAATATAACATATGCAGGCTACAGTACATCCGTAAAAGTGAAACAGGATTTAATCTGCGCTTGAGCAACCATAGAAACCACATCAAAAAGGGAGTCAATTCCTGCGAACTTACGGATCACTTTTTACATAATGTAAGATCACATAACTTTGACAAAGACGTAACCATAACCGTTAtagaacaaattagaaaagatcATTTGACAATTGACCGGAAGAAATGTTTTGGCAAATAATGCTGAACTCAATACAACCGAACGGATTAAACAAAAGAACCGGCTAGAGTTCCACAAAGTCTTTTACAAAGTTTTGGGTACAAAAAATGTTTATAACATACGTTGTAACGGACGTGGAAACACTTTTATACTAATTGTCTCATTATAAACAACGCGCTTATAAGTAAGAAATTACAATCTATTACGTCACACAATTAACCAATTAAGACACTTTTGTAAAGGAATACGATGAGTttagacccctgatgaaggcgtaagccgaaacgcgtcgggtctCAAATAAAGCGTTTAAAAGAAAGCCGATTCTCCATTGTGCAAAGTATATTTATGATTTTTATACTTAtgattttaaattcattttgtcCCAGATGAAAATGCTTTAGCAATAAGGTGTAAATCACGTTTTATGTTGATTCACTTTTTCATACTTTATGCAAGTCTGTCTCTAATCCAGGATTTGTAAAaagaagttaaaagaaaaagaagggaccagggcccggttgttcaaaagctgATTAACGCCAATTccagattaaaagttaaccaagcagtttatttctcttttccaaggtgttgttcaacGTTGACATTCGGCAAAACTTTACACTAAAAGaaggcaattttgaaaaacaaatctAGGCAAAAGAAACTCTcgccaaaaagttgaaaatatcgaaaaaaaagtttgcgctaatcctggattaagttaaacGACTTTCGAACAACCGAGCCCTGGTATATAACTAAGCGATTTTAATAGTTTGTTTggcgagttcaacttacagcgcgAGTAGATTTGTGAGCACTGAGAAAACCTTTTCTGGGAgctgagttattgcattgtctTGTAAatacctagaattgaaaagaatttgaaacaacgaaaagcttttaaatcaatgaaagaagctaatttaaattcattttgcacTTTTGAATGTTTCTCGAAATATCTTTGATCTTATTATGCATAAAAGTGATAATGTGATAGggttatataaaaaaaattccaagtgTATATGAGCCTCAAAAtacgaaaaataaaatatgaaaaggCCAAAATTACTGTGATACTCAAGTATATTTCTGATTTATTGAGAATACTGAGTAAACGAACAagaaactgttctgtcaaattcATTTAATCTGCGCTACCATCGGCATCGGCAAAACAAATATTAAAACCCATACTTAGTGGGTAACTTGTACTGTAGACTACTTTTATGGTTTTCCTGACATCAAGTGGTCAACAGATAGATGTATTtttaatggtaataggactcaGTCGAGTCCAATTCTGTCTGTAATCGTACGAGTGATTTCGAAAATCGGAGGACGCgtagcgggagtccgatttgtttaacagaccgaattggacgaaaCGCGGTCCTGTTACGAATTAATCATAATCGTTACAATTTTCGAGAAGATAAACGCACTCCCTTTTATGCAAAGAGTTTTTAATACCTAGTATCGAAAGAAATGCATcacaaattcatccattttggaaaatccccaGTTTCGTAGGATAAGTGGTTGTTGGtatggttattgtgataaatGTGATAATCGGTGGATTGAGCTTAGTGTgcttaatatgattggctgatgtaactGTCCGATCTCAGGTatccgattacagccaactgtcctATTTCACTGTCCGATTTCAAATCTACACAATAATTAGTGAAAAGTAAAGCAGTTGGCAATGGTTAAGATTAGAGTAAGAATTTAACCGCCTAGTCCACATTGATTAATTTAGATGTCAAGATTTCCTTTTTTGTCCATGTTATAAATTCCATTGACTAAAAGACCACTCAATTGCATGTATCTGCAAACAATGCCTTGTTTTCAAAGGGTTTACAATGAGGCACAGGCTAACAAAGGACATTTTATGCTACAAGTGCGATCGCTGGTTTCATGCGAAATGTACTCGTATGAGCAAACAAACTTTTAAATATTATTTAGACCGGTATAACTTGGATTGGGAGTGTTCTCTCTGTGCACTACCAAAATTAATTGATTCATTCTGTGACGATAATTTTCAACGATTGCAAACTCCGACTGTAAATAACAGAGATGGTCGCGATGCTGGAGAAGATGTCAATGAGATCATGCTTGCTGAGAATGAAATATGGGCTGATTTTGATGAGAGTGTTAAGAACTATGGTTCAAATTTCAAGATTGCTCACATTAATGCGAACAGTGTTGGCGGATTTAAACTTCGTGAGATACAGACATGGTTACTCTCTGGCAGGCTGGATTTACTGGTTATTTCTCAGAATTAAATCGACGCAAACTTTCCAGATAGCTTATTCTATGTCGAAGGTTTTCGCCTGTGTCGCAGCGATAGAAAGGCCGGGGGTGGAGGGCTGATGGGCTATGTTAGATCTAATGTCTTCAGCGCTACACATCCACAGTCGAATACCGCAAAGGGTCAACACTCCACATCTCGGGCTTCTCTACCCATCACCTCACACAAAAAATTTCAGGAGGAGCTGGTTTATCGTGTAGAAACTAGAGCTGAACACCCTGACCTCTCTGGTTTTCAAGATGCAACACTAGAGGAGATAAGAGTTGCTGCCCTCACTGGCGCTGAACAGAGAACTTTGCGATCTCTTGTTGAAGCCGGCTGGCCCAATGACAAGGCAGCAGTTCCTGAACTATCAAGTCCATACTGGACTTGTCGTCACGAACTcactttgcatgatgggctccTCTTTAAACAAGGGCGTGTCATTGTTCCCTCCTCGTCTCGTCCCACTATCCTGCACAAGTTACATGCTGCTCACAGTGGACCTGAGTTCACCATTCGACGCGCCCGCACTTGTGTCCTTTGGCCAGGGATCAACAGCCAGGTTACAGACTTGTGTAAGACCTGTGTTATCTGTGCTCAATAAGGCAACAACACCCTCGCGAATCCCTTTAACTATACCCTGTGCCTTCCTTACCGTGGCGCCTGGTATCGCAAGACTTATTTGAGCTTAATGGTGTTGCTTATTTGGTCACCGTTGACCACTTCAGAGACTTTTACGAAATCAATTACTTTCCCTCCATCCAGTCATCAGCTGTAGTACAGGCCACCAAGCTGCATTTTGGCCGTTATGGAATTCCATACACCTTATTAACGGATAATGGATCTCAATACACATGTGATTTATTCAAGGAATTTGTCAAAACATACAAATTTAACCACATCACATCATCTCCTTACTGGTCACAATCCAATGGACGAGCTGAAGCGGCCGTAAAGTCAGCCAAACACATCCCTCGCACTGCTAAAGATGTCGACCTGGCACTCCTGTCAGTGCGTAACACTCCACCTGCTGGTCACTCGTTGTCTCCTGCTCAAAGATTGTTTGGCCGTGTCCTCCACAGCAACTTACCTCAACCAATAATTGCTTTGGAGCCTCGTCATTCCCCTCATGACCAAGTGGTATCCAACCACTTATACCGTAAAGTACTACAAAAGCAAGCTTATGATAAACATGCAAGACATCTTCTTCCCAGCTTCCCACCGGGTAGCTTCGTCTTTGCTAAGCCTCGCGACTCCAATCTTCCTGACAAGCTGCGTTTATACTCCCTAAACGCTACTTCATCATTTGCTGCATCTGCAGCTCTACTTCAAATCAGCCCCAATCAGCCCCTGACAGCCCGATAGCACACTGTCGTCACAACCCTCCAGTTCCAAATGCTCCTCCTCAGTCAACCAGTCAACCAGCTCCTCAAATCGCTATCCGTAGTGGCCGAGTCATTCGAAAACCTGCCCGCTACTCTGACTGATTATTGCTTATACGGCTTTCCATTGCAGGTAGCGAGCACTACCCGCTGCTGTACATGTGAGTACGGAAAGAACGCCAACTGTGGAACTGTCGCATGTAACCGTACAGCTGAGGCTGACCTTGGCAAGTCATGGAACTTTAGGATTTCATTCTGACCTGGACTGTCCGTTTGGAAGTGTCTCAGACATTGATGATactttgttgttgctgtttatttttttttctgtcttacctattgttcttgttgttgttcctTTAATTGGAAAGGatgtgatttaaaaaaaaagaaggcatGTTACCAGTCACGCGTCACGCACTAGGTTGCCCATAGTGCTCTTCAGTTGTATCCTGTATTTTGGCCAAGCCACCATCTTGATAGTAATTACATCTTGGTTTATGTCTGTTATGCGTGTCTTATGTCCTAtaataagcttaagcttattaCAAGGACACAACGCTAATTCTCATTAACGGTTTAAGAACGAGGCATACATGGGTGTTTTGTACAACATCCAACTCTTGTCTAAGGGGTTTAGAAATCTCATACTTCCTTCAGTCCGTTTCTTTTGGTTCTTCCGACCTCAATTCATACAAGGAGTGACCTCGTACATACAAGGATGTTTAGCGTTCATACATTCCTTTCAAGGTTAGAAAACTATTTGTCGTCAGAGCTTTAAGAACAAGGCGTCACTAGCTGTTTTGTGTATATATTACGCTTTTAGTGTGGGTTGCTCGCTTCATTTCCGACAAAATCTAACGCGTGCGTAAGCCCTTTTATGAATTGAACGAGAGTAACCCATTTGGCGTcaacgctttaagaacgaggcAGGCCTACAGTTGCTGTTTAgtgtatttgttttgccttAGTTGTGGCTTGCTCACTTCAGTTCCAAAAAAAAGGGAACTCTTGTGTAACCGTTTtacgaatgaaatgaaagttattAAGTCCGTTTGTTTTGGCATCCCCGACTTCAATACCCACGATGAGCAAAGGAAACGCTTTAAGAGCGAGGTATACATACATGTGTTTATTCCGTTCCCTCCTTTCTTATTTACCGACCGTATACTGACCGACTTATCCTTTCACGGTCTGCACAGTCGGTACGGATCGTCAAACTCTCACATGCCCCACCCATCA
This region includes:
- the LOC136919186 gene encoding uncharacterized protein, whose product is MDRIPLVTTYNPHATFIAEVAKRNWNLLQSKERLALIFNKPPLVACRRPKSLRDRLVSTKFRNGTTDNALIPRGCKPCQRSKSSWCNKINETKKFKSTSNKKIFTIFHSLDCQSSCVIYIIEYNICRLQYIRKSETGFNLRLSNHRNHIKKGVNSCELTDHFLHNVRSHNFDKDVTITVIEQIRKDHLTIDRKKCFGK